A window of Candidatus Jettenia caeni contains these coding sequences:
- a CDS encoding two-component sensor kinase yields the protein MKIFSSIKSKMLTFGLSISLIPIVIITTIYYFHTRSILRQKTFQDLQMIVQAKRLHVLDCIEAERIHTSDFSIDNFIREELRTITQNEVSMQNTVTNLNNYLSNALKIVPAQPHLVAVTIVDKFGKVISSTNEKLIGRDISHDEAFIQGIMKRYGETFVSQPHFSSYYDINCICISAPIISDNDTKPLGAIINTYNLSFLNEITANLIGIGNTGEVYLVNKDNKTMITKSKFVENLPLKQTINTMPIRKIIEENKEWGGIYPDYRGIPVIGVSMDIPEYNWILMAKIDKSEVFAPLKTSNTIVLTLGIICAAVVTSVGVTFALSTSRPIVDLRDVTEKFTKGDLDYRINIIRNDEIGNLSKSFNIMAEELANKINELKQIAEVLHVSESKCRFLYENLPLRIFYKDRNLVYQSCNENYARDLHIMPEEITGKTDYDFFSKELSEKYRTDDREVIESGYRKDIEDTYIINRQELIVHTIKIPIKNEKGECVGILGASLDITEKVNLEKEIQLSRHLALIGELAAGVAHEINNPITGIINCAQMLSNKASEGSREKDLTRRIIKEGDRIAHIVSKLLSFARTKDKKEQSIMSVHEIVSDALILTGPQLRKEGTKIKLDMPEDLPKILANSQEIHQVFLNLTNNARYALNQKYPGRHDDKILEILGEKIAINSHSYVKITFYDHGTGIPAHIRDKVMNPFFTTKPAGEGTGLGLSICHNIINDHGGKLTIDSAEGKFTSISIILPVS from the coding sequence ATGAAAATATTCTCATCAATTAAATCTAAAATGCTTACTTTTGGTCTTTCTATTTCACTTATACCGATCGTAATAATTACTACAATATACTATTTTCATACCAGAAGTATTTTAAGACAAAAAACCTTTCAAGATTTACAAATGATAGTACAAGCAAAAAGGCTTCACGTTTTGGACTGTATAGAGGCAGAGCGAATACATACATCTGATTTTAGTATTGATAACTTTATAAGAGAAGAACTCAGAACAATTACTCAGAATGAAGTTTCCATGCAAAACACGGTAACTAATTTAAATAATTATCTTTCAAATGCCTTAAAGATTGTGCCAGCACAACCCCATCTTGTTGCAGTAACTATTGTAGACAAATTTGGCAAGGTTATTTCATCGACGAATGAGAAGTTAATTGGTAGAGATATATCGCATGATGAAGCATTCATACAAGGAATAATGAAGCGTTATGGTGAGACCTTTGTAAGTCAGCCTCATTTTTCTTCTTACTATGATATCAATTGCATATGTATCTCAGCACCGATTATTTCAGACAATGATACTAAGCCACTAGGCGCCATTATCAATACCTACAACCTTTCATTTCTAAATGAGATTACTGCTAATCTTATAGGAATAGGAAATACTGGCGAAGTATATTTAGTAAATAAAGATAATAAAACAATGATTACTAAATCAAAGTTTGTAGAAAATCTTCCCCTTAAGCAAACGATAAATACAATGCCAATTCGTAAGATCATTGAAGAAAATAAAGAATGGGGCGGTATTTACCCGGACTACAGAGGTATACCTGTTATTGGTGTCTCTATGGATATACCAGAGTATAATTGGATACTTATGGCAAAGATAGACAAATCAGAGGTATTTGCACCTTTAAAGACATCGAATACTATTGTCTTAACTTTAGGAATAATTTGCGCTGCTGTAGTTACCAGTGTTGGTGTTACCTTTGCCCTTTCAACATCAAGACCTATTGTAGATTTAAGGGATGTAACAGAGAAATTTACAAAAGGGGACTTAGATTACAGAATAAATATAATTCGTAATGATGAAATTGGCAATTTGAGTAAGAGTTTTAATATTATGGCAGAAGAACTCGCAAATAAAATCAATGAACTTAAACAGATTGCAGAAGTGCTGCATGTGAGTGAAAGTAAGTGCCGGTTTCTCTATGAAAATCTTCCTTTAAGAATATTCTATAAGGATAGAAATCTGGTATATCAATCCTGTAATGAAAATTACGCCAGGGATTTACATATAATGCCTGAAGAAATTACAGGAAAAACAGATTATGATTTTTTCTCTAAAGAACTTAGTGAAAAATATAGAACAGATGACAGGGAGGTTATAGAATCGGGGTACAGAAAGGATATAGAAGATACATATATTATAAATAGACAAGAATTAATTGTTCATACTATTAAAATTCCTATAAAAAATGAAAAGGGTGAGTGTGTTGGTATATTAGGCGCTTCCTTGGATATCACTGAAAAAGTAAATCTGGAAAAGGAGATACAACTGTCTAGACATCTTGCGCTAATAGGTGAATTAGCAGCAGGCGTAGCTCATGAGATCAATAATCCCATAACAGGTATTATTAATTGTGCTCAGATGTTATCTAATAAAGCGAGTGAAGGAAGTAGAGAAAAAGATCTTACTCGCAGGATTATAAAAGAGGGGGATCGTATCGCTCATATTGTTAGTAAACTCCTTTCTTTTGCTAGGACTAAGGATAAAAAGGAGCAAAGTATAATGAGTGTACATGAAATAGTATCTGATGCCCTTATTCTTACAGGACCACAGTTACGAAAAGAAGGTACCAAAATAAAGTTAGATATGCCTGAAGACTTACCAAAAATACTTGCGAATTCCCAAGAAATTCACCAGGTCTTCTTGAACCTTACGAATAATGCACGATATGCCCTCAATCAAAAATACCCGGGACGGCACGATGATAAGATCCTTGAAATTTTAGGTGAAAAAATAGCTATAAATAGTCATTCTTATGTAAAGATTACTTTTTATGATCACGGTACTGGCATACCTGCTCATATAAGAGATAAAGTAATGAACCCATTTTTTACGACGAAACCTGCTGGTGAAGGAACAGGATTAGGTTTAAGTATTTGCCATAATATTATAAATGATCATGGTGGTAAGCTTACCATTGATAGTGCTGAGGGAAAATTTACCAGCATTTCAATTATTCTGCCTGTAAGCTAA
- a CDS encoding alpha,alpha-trehalose-phosphate synthase — MVSNREPYIHNYVGDEIHYIVPASGMVTALDPIIRAEGGTWVAYGSGDADKEVVDRNDRIAVPPDHPQYTLRRVWLTREEEERFYYGFSNEALWPLCHIVYVKPKFNEADWLAYKSVNQKFAKVILEEAGNEKAFVFIQDYHFTLLPKMLKEIRPDLLVAQFWHIPWPNREAFRICPWGQEILEGLLGNDLLGFHIQYHCNNFLDTVDRNLESKIDYGIFAATKGGKTTHIRPFPISIDFDELNMQAQGKEVESEMVRIRKELGLKGQIIGIGLDRVDYTKGISERFMAIDRFLEKYPEYRNKFTFVQAGTLSRIHIADYRDYNDTIYDQMNEINHKYHSGRWTPIRLVKSHFHRVSIQALYRLSDVCIVSSLHDGMNLVAKEFVASRSDELGVLLLSRFTGAASELTGCIEINPYATDTFAEAIKIAIEIPEEEKRKRMQRMRKYVSEHNVYHWSQNIVNELTKLHQ, encoded by the coding sequence GTGGTATCGAATCGTGAACCTTACATTCACAATTATGTTGGTGATGAGATTCATTATATTGTTCCTGCAAGTGGAATGGTTACGGCTTTGGACCCTATTATTCGTGCAGAAGGCGGAACATGGGTTGCTTATGGAAGTGGAGACGCCGATAAGGAGGTTGTCGACAGGAACGACCGCATTGCAGTACCACCAGATCATCCACAATATACCCTTCGAAGGGTTTGGCTTACCCGTGAGGAGGAAGAACGGTTTTATTACGGGTTTTCCAATGAGGCGCTCTGGCCTCTGTGCCATATTGTGTATGTCAAACCGAAATTTAATGAGGCAGATTGGTTAGCCTATAAGTCGGTAAATCAAAAGTTTGCCAAGGTTATTCTGGAAGAGGCAGGAAATGAAAAAGCGTTTGTTTTCATTCAGGACTATCATTTTACCCTGCTTCCGAAGATGCTCAAGGAGATTAGACCTGACTTGCTTGTTGCACAATTCTGGCATATCCCGTGGCCAAATAGAGAGGCGTTTCGCATATGTCCATGGGGTCAAGAAATTCTTGAGGGACTTTTAGGAAATGATCTTTTAGGATTTCACATACAATACCATTGTAATAATTTCCTTGATACGGTAGACCGGAATCTGGAGTCAAAGATAGATTATGGAATATTTGCAGCTACAAAGGGTGGAAAGACAACCCATATTCGTCCCTTCCCCATTAGTATTGATTTTGATGAATTAAACATGCAGGCACAGGGAAAAGAGGTTGAGTCTGAGATGGTCCGTATCAGGAAAGAACTGGGTTTAAAGGGACAGATTATTGGGATAGGACTGGACCGGGTAGATTATACCAAGGGCATTTCAGAACGATTTATGGCGATTGACCGATTTCTTGAAAAGTATCCTGAGTACCGAAATAAATTTACATTTGTTCAGGCTGGCACCTTAAGCCGGATTCATATTGCAGACTACCGGGATTATAACGATACGATCTACGATCAGATGAATGAGATAAATCATAAATACCATAGCGGCAGATGGACGCCAATACGGTTAGTAAAATCACATTTTCATCGGGTAAGTATTCAGGCGTTATACCGTTTATCGGACGTTTGTATCGTGAGTTCCCTGCATGATGGTATGAATCTGGTTGCAAAGGAGTTTGTAGCCTCCCGTTCCGATGAGCTTGGCGTGCTTTTACTCAGCCGGTTTACCGGTGCTGCTTCAGAACTTACCGGCTGCATTGAAATTAATCCGTATGCCACAGATACCTTTGCAGAGGCGATAAAGATAGCCATAGAAATACCTGAGGAGGAAAAGAGAAAAAGAATGCAGCGAATGAGAAAATACGTATCTGAACATAACGTGTACCATTGGAGTCAAAATATTGTAAACGAATTGACGAAATTACACCAATGA
- a CDS encoding putative trehalose-6-phosphate phosphatase — protein sequence MRYLFDNIQTVHELLHSKKRILLLSDYDGTLTPIQEHPDLAIPSEKVRELLIKFSSHKAFRLGIVTGRSLQQIKKLINIQKALYVANYGVEIEGPDIYFISPEAKKARYILWNIYLQLLKSLRHIEGVYIEDKGLSISLHYRLVKTTHDMEYITKTFHTITKPFLDKEMLCLSTGKMVYEIRPPVKWNKATRITWLLAHYFPPEFSNDALIIYLGDDSADKEVFTALNEKGLKIFVGEPPNTSSADYFVHSPEEVVAFLEYLYKQKSQTPL from the coding sequence ATGAGATATCTGTTCGATAATATTCAAACGGTTCATGAACTTCTTCATAGCAAGAAAAGGATACTCCTTTTATCCGATTATGACGGCACCTTAACGCCGATTCAGGAGCATCCGGATCTCGCTATACCTTCAGAAAAAGTTCGTGAACTTCTCATAAAATTTTCTTCTCACAAAGCATTTCGTTTAGGCATAGTTACAGGACGTTCTTTACAGCAAATAAAAAAATTAATTAATATACAAAAAGCGCTGTATGTTGCAAACTATGGAGTAGAAATAGAAGGACCTGATATATATTTCATTAGCCCAGAAGCTAAAAAGGCACGCTATATCCTTTGGAACATTTACCTACAACTCTTGAAGTCTCTAAGACACATTGAAGGAGTATATATAGAAGATAAAGGTCTTTCCATCAGTTTGCATTACCGTTTAGTAAAAACAACCCATGATATGGAATATATCACGAAAACCTTTCATACTATAACAAAACCTTTTTTAGACAAGGAAATGCTTTGTCTAAGCACAGGAAAGATGGTTTATGAAATACGGCCTCCCGTGAAGTGGAACAAGGCAACAAGAATTACATGGCTGTTGGCTCATTATTTCCCCCCAGAATTCAGTAACGATGCACTCATTATATATTTAGGAGATGATAGTGCAGATAAAGAGGTATTTACAGCACTAAACGAAAAAGGATTAAAGATTTTTGTAGGAGAGCCGCCAAATACATCTTCGGCAGATTACTTTGTTCATTCCCCTGAAGAGGTAGTTGCTTTTTTAGAGTATCTCTATAAACAGAAATCACAAACTCCTTTATGA
- a CDS encoding transposase produces MPTYLKTYQLLSFNNKLAKHDMRMARLKQKISETFYNKEMAECFCRIRKFISSVHKQSRKTTEGIKTPSLTLH; encoded by the coding sequence ATGCCAACTTATTTAAAAACTTACCAGCTTCTGTCTTTTAATAATAAACTGGCCAAACACGATATGAGAATGGCCAGGTTAAAACAAAAGATCTCAGAAACATTTTACAATAAAGAAATGGCAGAATGTTTTTGTCGAATCCGGAAGTTTATCTCCTCAGTTCACAAGCAATCCAGAAAGACCACAGAGGGTATTAAAACGCCCTCATTGACTCTCCATTAA
- a CDS encoding hypoxanthine phosphoribosyltransferase — protein sequence MEKDIARVIIREEQIRNKLHELSKTLIHDYQGKEWTIIAILNGSLVFLADLIRLIPFPIRLDTIDAATYGEYTFPKGETKVVHQFKIDIEDKHVLVIDDIIDTGSTLKRVLDDIKGYHPKTLKSCVLLNRLSRRRHHIHPEYCCFDIGDDFVVGYGLDYNNKYRNLPFIGVLKDECYRR from the coding sequence ATGGAGAAGGATATTGCAAGGGTAATAATCAGAGAAGAGCAGATTCGGAATAAACTTCACGAATTATCAAAGACGCTAATTCATGATTATCAGGGTAAAGAGTGGACGATCATTGCAATCCTCAATGGAAGTCTTGTATTTCTTGCTGATTTAATTCGGTTAATTCCCTTTCCTATCAGATTAGATACTATTGATGCCGCTACGTATGGTGAATATACTTTTCCCAAAGGAGAGACAAAGGTCGTACATCAATTTAAAATTGATATAGAAGATAAACATGTATTGGTGATTGATGATATTATTGATACGGGTAGTACCCTGAAGAGGGTTCTTGATGATATTAAGGGTTATCATCCCAAAACTCTCAAGAGTTGTGTTCTCTTAAATCGGTTGAGCAGGCGGCGGCACCACATTCATCCAGAGTACTGTTGTTTTGATATTGGGGATGATTTTGTTGTCGGATATGGATTAGACTATAATAATAAATATCGGAATCTTCCCTTTATTGGTGTTCTCAAAGATGAATGTTACCGGCGCTAA